The following coding sequences lie in one Pontibacter sp. G13 genomic window:
- the uvrA gene encoding excinuclease ABC subunit UvrA, with amino-acid sequence MSQSFEKQITVLGAREHNLKNIDIQIPRDNLVVITGVSGSGKSSLAFDTIYAEGQRRYLESFSAYARQFLGNLKSPDVDKIDGLSPVIAIEQKTTSRNPRSTVGTVTEIYDLFRLLYARAADAYSYKTGKKMVKMSDDQVIDAIQDQFPNKKMLVAAPLVRSRKGHYRELFENLRKQGYTRVRVDGEVEEIESGMKVDRYKIHDIELVVDRIVVGKDANRLGESVRKAMKMGEGTVLLVDHETEDTFWYSRNLMDPESGISYDVPSPNTFSFNSPYGACPNCNGLGKVFEVNPTALVPDPSLSINRGAIAPLGEYRDIWMFKQLRKIADLYEFSLSTPFEEIPDEAVKFILDGKKEGKAKGLRIRFEGIRKFVKDSYQSSSSEKIKSWAEGFMQVNTCPTCEGTRLKPESLYFRIDGKHIAELAQMDIGSLAEWIKDLETRLSERQQKIGEEVIKELKKRIGFLTQVGLNYLALDRPARSLSGGEAQRIRLATQIGSQLVNVLYILDEPSIGLHQRDNEKLIQSLIDLRDLGNSVLVVEHDKDTMLAADYIIDFGPGAGVYGGQIVSAGTPGEMLKSHTPTADYLSNRKQIEIPEERRKPQPNELVLKQATGNNLKGVDLTLPLGIFVCVTGVSGSGKSTLINETLYPIISQYLYKSKKKPMPYQSLDGIDYVNKVVRIDQSPIGRTPRSNPATYTGLFTLIRQMFAQLPEAKARGYKIGRFSFNVKGGRCEECQGAGVKTIEMNFLPDVYVTCPRCQGARYNRETLEIRYRGKSISDVLNMDVTEALEFFDAMPRIKRILKTIHDVGLGYITLGQPATTLSGGEAQRIKIASELSKKDTGNTLYILDEPTTGLHFQDIEMLLQVLNQLVNRGNTVLVIEHNLDVIKVADYVIDLGPEGGAGGGRIIAQGTPEEVAMVEESHTGRFLKRDLIEAGVSFPD; translated from the coding sequence ATGAGCCAATCTTTCGAGAAGCAAATCACTGTCCTGGGAGCCCGGGAGCACAATCTCAAAAATATCGACATCCAGATCCCCCGTGACAACCTCGTGGTTATCACCGGTGTGAGCGGATCTGGCAAAAGTTCGCTGGCCTTCGACACCATCTATGCCGAAGGCCAGCGTCGGTATTTGGAGAGTTTTTCAGCCTATGCGCGCCAATTTCTGGGGAATCTCAAAAGTCCCGATGTCGACAAGATCGATGGGCTCAGCCCGGTCATCGCCATTGAACAGAAAACCACCTCACGAAATCCCCGCTCCACCGTGGGAACCGTCACGGAAATCTATGACCTTTTCCGACTCCTGTATGCTCGGGCAGCTGATGCCTACAGCTACAAAACTGGAAAGAAGATGGTCAAGATGTCTGATGATCAGGTAATCGATGCCATTCAGGATCAATTCCCCAACAAGAAAATGCTCGTTGCGGCCCCGCTTGTGCGATCCAGAAAAGGACACTACCGGGAACTCTTCGAGAATCTCCGAAAGCAAGGGTACACCCGTGTCCGCGTGGATGGAGAGGTTGAGGAAATCGAATCCGGCATGAAAGTGGATCGTTACAAAATCCACGATATCGAGCTGGTAGTGGACAGAATTGTGGTCGGCAAGGACGCCAATCGGTTAGGAGAAAGCGTCAGAAAGGCCATGAAAATGGGCGAGGGCACCGTCCTGCTCGTCGATCACGAAACCGAGGACACCTTTTGGTACAGCCGGAATCTCATGGACCCAGAGAGCGGCATTTCCTATGATGTCCCCTCCCCCAACACCTTCTCCTTTAACTCGCCTTACGGAGCTTGTCCAAACTGTAACGGCCTCGGCAAGGTATTCGAAGTCAATCCGACAGCACTTGTCCCTGACCCGTCCCTCTCCATCAACCGTGGCGCGATTGCTCCCCTCGGAGAGTACCGAGATATCTGGATGTTCAAACAGCTTCGCAAAATTGCCGATCTGTACGAATTCTCCCTTTCCACCCCCTTCGAAGAGATCCCCGACGAAGCGGTAAAATTCATTCTCGATGGAAAAAAGGAAGGGAAGGCCAAAGGACTGCGAATCCGTTTCGAGGGAATCAGGAAATTTGTCAAAGACAGCTACCAAAGCTCCTCTTCCGAAAAGATCAAAAGCTGGGCTGAAGGATTCATGCAGGTGAATACATGCCCAACTTGTGAAGGAACGCGCCTCAAGCCCGAGAGCCTCTATTTCCGAATCGACGGAAAGCATATCGCCGAATTGGCACAGATGGACATTGGCTCCTTAGCGGAATGGATCAAAGATCTGGAAACCCGATTGAGTGAGCGTCAACAAAAGATCGGCGAAGAGGTCATCAAGGAACTCAAGAAACGGATCGGGTTCCTGACGCAGGTCGGGCTGAACTATCTGGCACTGGATCGCCCAGCTCGCTCCCTCTCTGGCGGTGAAGCACAGCGGATCAGACTCGCCACACAGATTGGCTCTCAGCTGGTCAATGTCCTCTACATTTTGGATGAGCCTAGTATCGGCCTCCATCAACGGGACAACGAGAAACTGATTCAGTCGCTGATCGACCTCCGTGATCTCGGCAATTCGGTACTTGTGGTCGAGCATGACAAGGACACCATGCTGGCGGCGGACTACATCATCGACTTTGGTCCGGGTGCAGGTGTTTATGGAGGACAAATTGTCTCTGCGGGTACTCCGGGAGAAATGTTGAAATCACATACTCCAACTGCGGATTATCTCTCCAACCGAAAGCAAATCGAAATTCCGGAGGAGCGGAGAAAGCCGCAACCCAACGAGCTTGTGCTCAAACAGGCTACGGGAAACAACCTGAAAGGCGTAGATCTGACACTTCCCTTGGGGATCTTTGTGTGTGTGACCGGGGTATCTGGATCAGGTAAATCCACCCTGATCAACGAAACGCTCTATCCGATCATCAGTCAATACCTCTACAAATCGAAGAAAAAACCCATGCCATACCAATCGCTGGATGGCATCGACTATGTGAATAAAGTGGTCCGGATCGACCAGTCTCCCATTGGCAGGACGCCAAGATCTAATCCCGCCACGTATACGGGACTTTTCACCCTAATACGCCAGATGTTTGCGCAGCTTCCGGAGGCCAAAGCCCGAGGATACAAGATTGGGCGATTCTCATTCAATGTGAAGGGCGGAAGATGCGAAGAATGTCAAGGCGCAGGAGTGAAGACCATCGAAATGAATTTCCTTCCCGATGTGTACGTCACTTGCCCAAGATGCCAAGGCGCGCGCTACAACCGCGAGACCTTGGAGATTCGCTACCGCGGCAAGTCCATCAGCGATGTCTTGAATATGGATGTCACCGAAGCGCTGGAATTCTTCGATGCAATGCCCCGGATCAAGCGGATTCTCAAGACCATCCATGACGTGGGATTGGGCTATATCACTCTGGGACAGCCTGCTACAACCCTTTCTGGGGGCGAAGCACAGCGAATCAAGATCGCTTCTGAATTGTCCAAGAAAGATACGGGGAACACCCTCTACATTTTGGACGAACCTACCACGGGCCTTCATTTCCAAGACATTGAAATGCTGCTTCAGGTACTCAACCAACTTGTCAATCGAGGCAATACGGTCCTTGTCATCGAGCACAATCTCGATGTCATCAAGGTGGCCGATTACGTGATTGACTTGGGGCCAGAAGGCGGCGCTGGAGGGGGACGCATTATCGCCCAAGGCACTCCAGAAGAGGTCGCCATGGTCGAGGAAAGTCATACCGGTAGATTCCTCAAGCGAGACCTAATCGAAGCTGGGGTATCATTTCCCGACTGA
- a CDS encoding zinc dependent phospholipase C family protein, whose translation MKRCVFSLVFGLCIKLGFGWGFWAHERINRMAVFSLPAEMLVLYKPHLPYLTRHATDPDKRRYVLEGEAARHYWDSEKYPDWPKGDTLPNWDAAKSRWGEAYLLEHGMLPFHLERAYWQLKSAFEAGNKPQILKASADLGHYLGDAHVPLHTTENYNGQLTGQKGIHGFWESRLPELFALEYDYWVGRAAYVPSIRRAAWGIVRDSHAEVERVLALEKQLQGQFPPDRRYAYETRNGQVVRCYSRSYSEAYHRALEGMVEARLRISIRTVASWWYTAWKDAGSPDLRRLNLMILPDSTTMDSAHVEFIDRESTEIGAFLPTSGHICCGPVPVKAFGLHRPIQPILPKQKAIEPKWWERWLSWILIA comes from the coding sequence ATGAAAAGATGTGTGTTTTCGTTGGTTTTTGGCCTCTGTATAAAGTTGGGATTTGGCTGGGGGTTTTGGGCGCATGAGCGAATCAATCGGATGGCGGTATTCTCCCTGCCTGCTGAGATGTTGGTCCTCTACAAGCCGCATTTGCCCTATTTGACCCGTCACGCTACCGATCCGGACAAGCGTCGATATGTTTTGGAGGGAGAGGCCGCTAGACACTATTGGGATTCCGAAAAATACCCTGACTGGCCAAAGGGTGATACCCTTCCCAATTGGGACGCGGCAAAATCGCGCTGGGGAGAAGCATATCTGTTGGAACATGGTATGCTGCCTTTTCATCTGGAACGGGCATATTGGCAACTGAAATCAGCATTCGAAGCAGGAAACAAACCTCAGATCCTCAAGGCGAGTGCCGATCTCGGGCATTATCTTGGTGATGCGCACGTTCCGCTCCACACCACTGAAAACTACAATGGCCAGCTGACTGGGCAGAAGGGAATTCATGGATTCTGGGAGTCGAGACTCCCGGAGCTCTTTGCCTTGGAATACGACTATTGGGTGGGTCGCGCGGCCTATGTGCCATCCATTCGGCGGGCTGCTTGGGGGATCGTTCGGGACAGTCATGCAGAAGTAGAGCGGGTGTTGGCGCTGGAAAAGCAACTTCAAGGGCAATTTCCTCCCGACCGAAGATATGCCTATGAAACCCGAAACGGCCAGGTCGTGCGATGCTATTCTAGATCATATTCGGAGGCTTACCATCGAGCATTGGAAGGCATGGTTGAAGCAAGGCTGAGAATCTCCATTCGGACCGTCGCCTCTTGGTGGTACACTGCTTGGAAAGATGCAGGTTCTCCTGATTTGCGCAGGCTGAACTTGATGATTTTGCCAGATTCAACCACAATGGATTCGGCGCATGTGGAATTCATCGATCGGGAGTCCACAGAGATTGGTGCCTTTTTGCCGACCTCTGGCCATATATGCTGTGGTCCTGTGCCAGTCAAGGCGTTTGGCCTTCATCGGCCCATTCAACCCATTTTGCCCAAACAGAAAGCCATCGAACCCAAGTGGTGGGAACGATGGCTCTCGTGGATTTTGATTGCCTGA
- a CDS encoding ATP-dependent Clp protease adaptor ClpS, giving the protein MMITDAMVKELEQVQEHVGDTTPCSLIVWNDEINTFDWVIQSLVEICGHTIDQAEQCTMIIHLKGKYAVKKGPRFKMEPMREGLSDRGIGATVEEA; this is encoded by the coding sequence ATGATGATTACCGACGCGATGGTGAAGGAACTGGAACAAGTCCAGGAACATGTCGGCGATACAACCCCTTGCAGTCTGATTGTGTGGAATGACGAAATCAATACCTTCGATTGGGTGATCCAATCACTGGTCGAGATCTGCGGACACACCATCGATCAGGCAGAGCAGTGCACCATGATCATTCACCTCAAAGGTAAATACGCTGTCAAAAAGGGCCCTAGATTCAAAATGGAGCCCATGCGTGAAGGCCTTTCTGACCGTGGCATCGGCGCCACTGTAGAAGAAGCCTAA
- the aat gene encoding leucyl/phenylalanyl-tRNA--protein transferase: MPIFALDDQLAFPPVHLADPEGILAVGGDLRPERLILAYQSGIFPWYSDGQPIIWWSPDPRFILEPHEVKVSKSMRKVLRDRQFRITYDQAFEDVIQACKQIPRMGQSGTWITDEMQQAYIHLHKLGYAHSVEAWQEDQLVGGLYGISLGSCFFGESMFAKVSNASKAAFLTLVHDLTNHGFTMIDCQVHTAHLESLGAKEVYREWFVTRLHEGLQAPSMIGNWESLIPQKN; encoded by the coding sequence ATGCCCATTTTTGCACTGGATGACCAGCTTGCATTCCCACCCGTACACCTCGCTGATCCTGAAGGAATCCTCGCTGTGGGTGGTGACTTGCGCCCCGAGCGCCTAATCCTTGCCTACCAATCCGGCATTTTCCCTTGGTACTCCGACGGCCAGCCTATCATCTGGTGGTCCCCCGACCCACGATTCATTCTTGAACCCCACGAAGTCAAAGTCTCCAAAAGCATGCGCAAGGTCCTCCGGGATCGACAATTCCGCATCACCTATGATCAAGCGTTTGAGGACGTGATCCAAGCTTGTAAACAGATTCCTCGCATGGGACAGAGTGGGACGTGGATCACCGACGAGATGCAGCAGGCGTACATTCATTTGCACAAATTGGGATATGCGCATTCGGTGGAAGCATGGCAGGAAGACCAATTGGTCGGTGGGCTATACGGAATTTCGCTGGGGAGTTGCTTTTTTGGGGAATCCATGTTTGCCAAGGTCAGCAATGCTTCCAAGGCAGCATTCTTGACGCTGGTTCACGATTTGACCAATCACGGATTCACCATGATCGATTGCCAAGTCCATACCGCTCATTTGGAGAGTTTGGGAGCCAAAGAAGTGTACAGGGAATGGTTTGTGACTAGATTACACGAAGGCCTACAAGCGCCCAGCATGATTGGCAACTGGGAGAGCCTCATTCCTCAGAAGAACTAG
- a CDS encoding M56 family metallopeptidase encodes MISYLLTTILLSWIAGACYLFWVRNRFSWTQRKVFLYVAVISSLLIPAWFPAQLPAPKPEIPTFHFGQRVTEGQLQHFCRCEAPNYGHRIAYQTNSFYNFLAEHKAWVEYLWIGLFGLMVMKLMGQLGYLYHLVRSSLQKELIWEGRKITVLFPSKPLAVGVFWLGKPYLIWQEELNHVSEMEQHAIIRHEWSHLKQANTLEKAFLQLLQCGWFANPFWYLVRYDLELISEHLADRAAAKQMGSTKAYAHLLLNFKALQQVSLAGHLKGPDLRARIEALMTAHPQKGWDLRVLAWLAIVGIQGYVSQPVHGQVQLTIQEWSSYVSIHKQRPESVNETVHYCEDCETVCTPYEE; translated from the coding sequence ATGATTTCCTATCTCCTCACCACCATCTTGCTGTCCTGGATTGCGGGCGCCTGCTACCTGTTTTGGGTGCGGAATAGGTTTTCATGGACACAGCGCAAGGTTTTCCTGTATGTAGCGGTCATATCTAGCCTATTGATTCCGGCTTGGTTTCCTGCCCAATTGCCCGCTCCCAAACCTGAAATTCCGACCTTCCACTTTGGGCAACGGGTGACCGAGGGACAACTTCAGCATTTCTGTAGATGCGAGGCACCCAACTACGGCCACCGAATCGCCTATCAGACCAACTCCTTCTACAACTTTCTCGCTGAACACAAGGCTTGGGTAGAGTACCTATGGATTGGACTGTTCGGCCTGATGGTGATGAAGTTGATGGGACAACTGGGGTATCTCTACCATCTCGTCCGTTCCAGTCTGCAAAAGGAGCTGATTTGGGAAGGAAGGAAAATCACCGTGCTATTCCCCTCGAAACCGCTGGCAGTGGGAGTTTTTTGGCTTGGGAAGCCCTACTTGATCTGGCAAGAGGAGTTGAATCACGTCAGTGAAATGGAACAGCATGCGATTATTCGCCATGAATGGTCCCATCTCAAGCAAGCCAATACGCTCGAAAAGGCATTTCTTCAATTGCTGCAATGCGGCTGGTTTGCGAATCCCTTCTGGTACCTGGTACGCTACGATCTGGAACTGATCAGCGAACATCTGGCGGATCGCGCTGCCGCCAAGCAAATGGGTTCCACCAAAGCCTATGCGCATTTGCTCCTGAATTTCAAGGCGCTCCAGCAGGTATCGTTGGCGGGACATCTAAAAGGTCCTGATCTCCGTGCGCGCATCGAGGCGTTGATGACTGCCCATCCACAAAAAGGCTGGGACCTCCGTGTGCTGGCTTGGCTGGCGATTGTGGGCATTCAGGGGTATGTCTCTCAACCTGTGCATGGCCAAGTGCAATTGACGATCCAAGAATGGTCGTCTTATGTGTCCATTCACAAGCAGCGCCCGGAATCCGTGAATGAGACGGTTCACTACTGCGAAGACTGCGAAACGGTTTGTACCCCCTACGAGGAATGA
- a CDS encoding BlaI/MecI/CopY family transcriptional regulator translates to MEQKLLTPLELKVMNVLWELERGFVKDIIAHWPETPPPAYNTISTIVRILADKKGYVGHEAVGRSHAYFPIVSKPAYQKQLLRNVRDNVFSGSLTGMVSQLLSDEYISSEEIDALRNLIDEGSSE, encoded by the coding sequence ATGGAACAAAAACTGCTAACTCCCCTCGAACTGAAGGTGATGAATGTGTTGTGGGAATTGGAGCGGGGCTTCGTGAAGGACATTATTGCGCATTGGCCTGAAACTCCGCCCCCTGCCTACAATACCATTTCGACGATCGTCCGAATATTGGCCGACAAGAAGGGGTATGTGGGCCATGAAGCGGTGGGAAGGAGCCACGCTTATTTTCCCATCGTATCCAAGCCTGCCTATCAGAAGCAATTGCTCCGCAACGTCCGGGACAATGTTTTTTCAGGTTCCTTGACTGGGATGGTATCCCAATTGCTTTCAGATGAGTATATTTCCTCAGAAGAAATAGACGCTTTGCGGAATTTGATTGACGAAGGCTCCTCCGAATGA
- the yihA gene encoding ribosome biogenesis GTP-binding protein YihA/YsxC: MEIKSADFLVSSAKFNQLPAADRPEYAFVGRSNVGKSSLINALVKRKNLAKTSSTPGKTQLINHFTVNKDWYLVDLPGYGYAKASKKKRESFATMISEYIEQRENLMTVFVLIDSRVKPMDIDMEFLRYLGIKEIPFTIVFTKRDKLSQKQFAEQMRRYKDRLLVEWEELPNIILTSSVKGTGMSDILDFIEDTNKLFKPPA, encoded by the coding sequence ATGGAGATCAAGTCCGCAGACTTTCTCGTGAGTAGTGCTAAGTTTAACCAGTTACCCGCTGCTGATCGGCCCGAATATGCATTTGTCGGACGCTCGAATGTAGGTAAATCTTCGCTCATCAATGCGCTGGTGAAGCGAAAAAATTTGGCGAAGACCTCGTCCACCCCCGGTAAGACCCAGTTGATCAACCATTTTACGGTCAATAAAGATTGGTACTTGGTGGATTTGCCGGGTTATGGCTATGCAAAAGCTTCCAAAAAGAAGCGTGAGTCCTTTGCCACGATGATCAGCGAGTACATCGAGCAGCGCGAAAATCTTATGACCGTATTCGTTCTGATTGATTCCCGTGTGAAACCGATGGACATCGACATGGAGTTCCTTCGCTATTTGGGCATCAAGGAGATTCCGTTTACGATCGTCTTCACCAAGCGCGATAAATTGTCCCAAAAGCAATTTGCCGAGCAGATGCGTCGATACAAGGACCGCTTGCTGGTGGAATGGGAGGAATTGCCGAATATCATCCTGACTTCTTCTGTGAAAGGAACGGGCATGAGTGATATTCTGGACTTCATCGAGGACACGAATAAGTTGTTCAAACCGCCAGCTTAG
- the ubiE gene encoding bifunctional demethylmenaquinone methyltransferase/2-methoxy-6-polyprenyl-1,4-benzoquinol methylase UbiE, giving the protein MQISKKLSKNVVPYAEGNGSKKEQVVEMFDNIAPSYDLLNHALSFGVDILWRKNAIKHLKPYQPKVIVDMATGTGDFAIEALSLNPDKVIGIDISPEMLEVGKQKMKKKGVDDRIEMIIGDSEDIQLDDKSVDAFTVGFGVRNFENLNKGLGELHRILKPGGAGAILEPSFPTSFPLKQLFQLHFRVLTPILGKMISGDDAAYKYLPESVRAFPNGKEFTDICQGVGFSKATYYPLAFGMCSMYILEK; this is encoded by the coding sequence ATGCAAATTAGCAAGAAGTTGAGCAAAAACGTAGTTCCATACGCAGAGGGGAATGGCAGCAAGAAAGAACAAGTCGTGGAGATGTTCGACAACATCGCCCCAAGTTATGACTTGTTGAACCATGCCCTGTCGTTTGGCGTCGACATCCTTTGGAGAAAAAACGCCATCAAACATCTCAAACCCTACCAGCCCAAGGTCATCGTGGACATGGCCACCGGGACAGGGGATTTTGCCATCGAGGCCCTGAGCCTCAATCCAGACAAGGTCATCGGGATCGACATCTCTCCGGAGATGTTGGAAGTCGGCAAACAAAAGATGAAAAAGAAGGGAGTGGATGATCGAATCGAGATGATCATCGGAGATTCCGAGGACATCCAATTGGACGACAAATCCGTGGATGCCTTCACTGTCGGGTTCGGGGTCCGAAACTTCGAAAACCTCAATAAAGGGCTGGGCGAATTGCACAGAATCCTGAAACCCGGAGGCGCCGGAGCCATTTTGGAACCATCGTTTCCGACCAGTTTTCCCCTCAAGCAGCTCTTCCAGCTGCATTTTCGGGTCTTGACACCCATCTTGGGCAAAATGATCTCCGGGGACGACGCAGCCTACAAGTATCTACCTGAGTCTGTTAGGGCGTTTCCCAACGGCAAGGAGTTTACCGATATCTGCCAAGGAGTCGGCTTTTCCAAAGCCACCTATTATCCATTGGCTTTCGGAATGTGCTCCATGTATATTCTGGAAAAATAA
- a CDS encoding porin family protein: MLRRVSKALLTMALAVVFAQPLHAQFFGNHRFDQSRFNLGFLVGMAYNSYNLNEEILVEDDGILLKRIELVPKYGIRLGLITNFKINKRVAFRFIPSVSLEERDFNYVFQGSGNLDSTAIRKISTTYFNLPLLVQIKTGYYKRTRFYVMTGIQPSINLQSTKKVVNNLDLLKISDFDLALVFGAGLNLYGDKVKLSPEIYYSLGLIDIYEPQFTTHANAIQRLSTQTLSLVINFE; encoded by the coding sequence ATGCTCCGACGAGTCTCCAAGGCGCTATTGACCATGGCCCTCGCAGTGGTGTTTGCCCAGCCGCTTCACGCCCAATTTTTTGGTAATCACCGATTCGACCAAAGCAGATTCAACCTCGGGTTCCTCGTGGGAATGGCTTACAATAGCTACAATCTCAATGAGGAGATCTTGGTAGAGGATGACGGGATCCTCTTGAAACGCATCGAATTGGTCCCCAAATACGGCATCCGGCTTGGCCTTATCACCAATTTCAAAATCAACAAACGGGTCGCATTCCGGTTCATCCCCTCCGTTTCATTGGAAGAGCGGGACTTCAACTACGTGTTTCAGGGGAGTGGAAACCTCGATTCCACCGCCATCCGGAAGATTTCCACAACCTACTTCAACTTGCCTCTGCTCGTGCAGATCAAGACTGGATACTACAAGCGGACCCGGTTCTACGTCATGACCGGCATCCAGCCATCCATTAACCTCCAAAGCACCAAGAAGGTAGTCAACAACCTAGACCTCCTCAAGATCAGCGACTTTGACTTGGCACTCGTATTTGGCGCTGGCCTCAACCTCTACGGAGACAAGGTCAAGCTCTCCCCCGAGATCTACTATTCCCTCGGCCTCATCGACATCTACGAGCCACAATTCACGACCCACGCCAACGCCATCCAGCGATTGAGCACGCAGACCCTGAGCCTGGTCATCAACTTCGAATAA